In Terriglobales bacterium, the sequence AATGTTCACCGACCGTCCAGGACAGATGTCGAAAAGTTACGCTGCCGCTGCCGATCGCATGCCGGTGCAGGTGCGGCGCGGGTTCCTGCACGGCGGGCTGCCGGTTCCCGATGGCATGGATCAGCACTATCGCGACAGCTTCAACCAGATGCTGAAGATGACGCGGGCACTATACGATTCCGGAATTCCTGTCGTGGCCGGGACGGATGACCTGGCCGGCTTCACTCTCGACCGCGAGCTGGAACTCTACGTCGAGGCCGGTATTCCAGCGCCCAAGGTATTGCAACTCGCTACCCTGGGCGCGGCGAGGGTAATGAAGATGGACCAGCAGTTGGGCTCGATCGCTCCCGGGAAGCTGGCGGATGTGATCGTAATCGACGGCGATCCGGTCTCCCGTATAAGCGACATCCGCCGGGTGGAAACGATCGTCAAAGACGGGGTTGTGTACAAAAGTGCGGAGTTGTATCGAGCGGTAGGCGTGGGGAGCAGCAATTAGCCATCAGCATCCCTTTGGCCCCTGGCCTCCATCGTCATCACGAGTCCGCGGCAGTGGATGAGGGATCGGCAGTTTGCGCGCCTGCCTGTGGGCCATCCATTCTCGACGCATCTCCTGACTGAGTGCTAAGAAGTGGTCTCACAAACGTCTCAGCAGGATCAACATGGATGCCAGTTGAATCATGCCGAGGAAGTTTGCGCTATGTCGTTCCCAACGCACCAGCAGGCGCCGGAAGTTCTTCAGCCAGGCGAAGAGGCGCTCGATTTTCCAGCGGCGTTTGTATCGCCGGAGTTTGCGCCGGTCCTGGCGGTGCGTTCGTGTGCGATAGCGACGGTGAGGGGCGATCAGCTCGATTCCGTGCTGCTCCGCAAGCCGGTTGTCCACCGCGTCGCTGTCGTACCCCTTATCGGCAATCAATCGTTTCGGCTTGTCGGCCACGAAGCGGTGCTCGAGCGTAGCCTCGACCAGCTTTTGCTCATGCGGCGTAGCGCTCGCAATCCACAGGGCGATAGGAAGACCAT encodes:
- a CDS encoding IS5 family transposase, whose translation is MAIADCHGLPIALWIASATPHEQKLVEATLEHRFVADKPKRLIADKGYDSDAVDNRLAEQHGIELIAPHRRYRTRTHRQDRRKLRRYKRRWKIERLFAWLKNFRRLLVRWERHSANFLGMIQLASMLILLRRL